The Pygocentrus nattereri isolate fPygNat1 chromosome 17, fPygNat1.pri, whole genome shotgun sequence genome window below encodes:
- the flot2b gene encoding flotillin-2b produces MGSCLTVGPNEALVVSGGCSGSDEKTYVVGGWAWAWWFLSDTQKITLEIMTLQPKCEGVETAEGVAITVTGVAQVKVMTDQDLLAIACEQFLGKSVMEIKAVVLQTLEGHLRSILGTLTVEQIYQDRDQFAQLVREVAAPDVGRMGIEILSFTIKDVYDKLDYLSSLGKTQTAAVQRDAAIGVAEAERDAGIKEAECKKEMMDVTFLADTRMADSKRQLELQKAAFNQEVNTKKAEAQLAYELQAAKEQQKIRLEEVEIEVVQRKKQIVIEEKEIDRTEKELVATVKRPAEAEAYKMEQLAEGQKMKKVLTAQAEAEKIRKVGEAEARSIEAVGKAEAERMRLKAEAYQQYGEAAKTALVLEALPKIAAKVSAPLSRTNEIVILSGEGSRVTGEVNRLLAELPVSVNALTGVDLTKIPLLQKMTNAEA; encoded by the exons AATCACGCTGGAGATTATGACTTTACAACCCAAGTGTGAAGGTGTGGAAACAGCTGAAGGAGTTGCCATTACAGTCACCGGGGTGGCTCAG GTGAAGGTTATGACTGACCAGGACTTGCTGGCTATTGCTTGCGAGCAGTTTTTGGGGAAATCTGTGATGGAAATCAAGGCTGTGGTACTACAAACCCTTGAAGGGCATTTACGCTCGATTTTAG GCACACTAACAGTAGAGCAGATCTATCAGGACAGGGACCAGTTTGCCCAGTTGGTGCGTGAGGTGGCCGCCCCTGACGTGGGCCGAATGGGCATTGAGATCCTCAGCTTCACTATTAAA GATGTTTACGATAAGCTAGACTATTTGAGCTCTCTGGGGAAGACGCAGACGGCTGCTGTGCAGAGGGACGCGGCTATTGGTGTGGCCGAGGCAGAAAGAGATGCTGGGATAAAA GAAGCAGAGTGCAAGAAAGAAATGATGGATGTCACGTTCTTGGCCGACACCAGGATGGCTGACTCCAAGCGACAGTTGGAGCTACAGAAAGCTGCCTTCAACCAGGAAGTGAACACCAAG AAAGCAGAAGCTCAGCTGGCGTATGAGCTACAAGCGGCTAAGGAGCAGCAGAAGATCCGTCTGGAGGAGGTCGAGATTGAAGTGGTGCAGAGGAAGAAGCAAATCGTCATCGAGGAGAAGGAGATCGATAGGACAGAGAAGGAGCTGGTTGCTACAGTCAAACGGCCCGCCGAGGCTGAAGCTTACAAGATGGAGCAGCTGGCTGAGGGCCAGAA GATGAAGAAGGTGCTGACCGCGCAGGCCGAGGCAGAGAAAATTCGGAAGGTCGGGGAGGCGGAGGCCAGATCTATTGAGGCGGTGGGGAAGGCTGAGGCAGAGAGGATGAGGCTGAAGGCGGAAGCTTACCAGCAGTACGGAGAGGCTGCCAAGACCGCGCTGGTTCTGGAAGCGCTACCAAAG ATTGCTGCCAAGGTTTCGGCCCCTCTGTCCAGGACCAATGAGATTGTGATACTGAGTGGAGAAGGCAGCCGAGTGACGGGTGAAGTGAATCGTCTGCTGGCTGAGCTGCCTGTGTCGGTCAACGCACTCACAGGCGTGGATCTGACCAAG ATCCCTCTGCTGCAGAAGATGACCAATGCTGAAGCTTGA